One genomic segment of Nitratidesulfovibrio sp. includes these proteins:
- the flgN gene encoding flagellar export chaperone FlgN — protein MYDQIRGNLVRQTKGLEVLALLLEEEFAHLRGRSPEAVSAVEFSIHELMRQLACERVDLKAVMQRTRLSEYADMLPEEQGEEVRALIARIDAQEQHCARQASLNADLALALLDQSQELLDFLHRRLAPPRQETYGRKGGMTTTRSEAALIRGRL, from the coding sequence ATGTACGATCAGATACGCGGCAATCTTGTCCGGCAGACCAAGGGGCTCGAGGTTCTGGCGCTGCTGCTCGAGGAAGAGTTTGCCCACCTGCGCGGGCGCTCGCCCGAGGCCGTGAGCGCCGTGGAGTTCTCCATCCACGAACTGATGCGCCAACTGGCCTGCGAACGCGTGGACCTGAAGGCGGTCATGCAGCGTACCCGGCTTTCGGAATACGCGGACATGCTGCCAGAGGAACAGGGCGAGGAAGTGCGCGCCCTCATCGCGCGCATCGACGCCCAGGAACAGCACTGCGCCCGCCAGGCGTCGCTGAACGCGGACCTGGCCCTGGCCCTGCTGGACCAGAGCCAGGAACTGCTGGACTTCCTGCATCGCCGCCTGGCTCCGCCCAGGCAGGAGACCTATGGCCGCAAGGGTGGCATGACCACCACGCGCTCAGAGGCCGCGCTTATCCGCGGGAGGCTGTAA
- the flgK gene encoding flagellar hook-associated protein FlgK, whose product MAGITSLLNMGQLSLLANQTAIQTTGNNIANVNTVGYSRQAVRFEEYPALDGFPGQIGNGAYAAEVYRYFNGFVEKSYLDKASQQSRWDAQYEMLQSVESLFNESTTPGINSAMSQFFADWQALSQRPDDKASRDALLSHSDNMVKLLQNAESNLRVMQQQMDQYLKQEVDEANSLIKQIAELNRQIEMHDEPGKNNANTLIDNRNLLVRELSQKLDVDVVDNGSGRFTVVTKAGHTLVDGVNAFSLDYQGPQSQQSLVPGSDFDGEIHFDGSDEYEYTLDVVQSGAVASGAGAAMFRASLDGGKTWLKDENGNDRLFAARPEDQKVKVQGLDIYFSGATQDLEAGDRFTVTPKSGVYWVTPTTSPLNISPQTMADGTDNPRRITGGTIGGFMIFRDTQVGRYVDRVNALSESLIWEVNRLHSQGAGLENMSVMSGTYGVADPSIALGSDSSGLAWLDKLEAGNFSMYVYDAASGTYLSNASGPLDFDTATPGIQNFDPAVHSLNDVRDALNNTFGTYVTADIVDNKLVVRSNDGYEFGVGADSAGLLAGLGLNTYFQGSDASTIAVRPDVRSDTNFINAGKVNGGNEANEGDNDTATAIAGLATKEVTIATTFERASSQTLSEYYSAIVATVGADTASTKFNAAYTATLAKDLDERQSASAGVNLDEEMASLVKFQHAYKAAAKLVTTADQMMQTLLGLKQ is encoded by the coding sequence ATGGCCGGGATCACCTCGCTGCTCAACATGGGGCAGCTTTCGCTGCTGGCGAACCAGACTGCCATCCAGACCACGGGCAACAACATCGCCAACGTGAATACCGTAGGGTATTCGCGTCAGGCGGTGCGCTTCGAGGAATATCCCGCCCTCGACGGCTTTCCGGGGCAGATAGGCAATGGTGCGTACGCGGCAGAGGTGTACCGCTATTTCAATGGCTTCGTGGAAAAGTCGTACCTCGACAAGGCTTCGCAGCAGTCGCGCTGGGACGCGCAGTACGAAATGCTGCAAAGCGTGGAAAGCCTGTTCAACGAGTCGACCACCCCCGGCATCAACTCCGCCATGTCGCAGTTCTTTGCCGACTGGCAGGCCCTTTCGCAGCGGCCCGACGACAAGGCCAGCCGCGACGCGCTGCTTTCGCATTCCGACAACATGGTCAAGCTGCTCCAGAATGCCGAGTCCAACCTGCGCGTCATGCAGCAGCAGATGGACCAGTACCTGAAGCAGGAGGTTGACGAGGCCAACAGCCTGATCAAGCAGATCGCGGAGCTGAACCGGCAGATCGAAATGCACGACGAGCCGGGCAAGAACAACGCCAACACGCTCATCGACAACCGCAACCTGCTGGTGCGCGAACTGTCGCAGAAGCTCGACGTCGATGTCGTGGACAACGGCAGCGGCAGGTTCACGGTGGTCACCAAGGCCGGTCACACCCTGGTGGACGGGGTGAACGCCTTCTCGCTGGACTACCAGGGGCCGCAGTCGCAGCAGTCGCTGGTGCCCGGTTCGGATTTTGACGGCGAGATCCACTTCGACGGTTCGGACGAGTACGAATACACCCTCGACGTGGTGCAATCCGGCGCGGTGGCCAGCGGCGCGGGCGCGGCCATGTTCCGCGCCTCGCTGGACGGCGGCAAGACCTGGCTCAAGGACGAGAACGGCAATGACCGGTTGTTCGCCGCCCGTCCTGAAGACCAGAAGGTCAAGGTGCAGGGGCTGGACATCTATTTCAGCGGTGCCACCCAGGACCTTGAGGCGGGCGACCGCTTTACCGTCACCCCCAAAAGCGGCGTGTACTGGGTGACGCCCACCACCTCGCCCCTGAACATCTCGCCCCAGACCATGGCCGACGGTACCGACAATCCCCGGCGCATCACCGGCGGGACCATCGGCGGGTTCATGATCTTTCGCGATACGCAGGTGGGCCGCTACGTGGATCGCGTGAACGCCCTGTCGGAATCGCTGATCTGGGAAGTGAACCGCCTGCACAGCCAGGGCGCGGGGCTCGAGAACATGTCGGTCATGAGCGGCACCTACGGCGTGGCCGATCCGTCCATCGCCCTGGGGTCGGACAGTTCGGGGCTTGCCTGGTTGGACAAGCTGGAGGCGGGCAACTTCAGCATGTACGTCTATGATGCCGCCAGCGGCACGTATCTTTCCAACGCCTCCGGCCCGCTGGACTTCGACACCGCCACCCCGGGCATCCAGAACTTCGACCCTGCCGTGCATTCGCTGAACGACGTGCGCGATGCGCTGAACAACACCTTCGGCACCTACGTCACCGCAGACATCGTGGACAACAAGCTGGTCGTGCGCAGCAACGACGGCTACGAGTTCGGCGTGGGGGCGGATTCCGCCGGTCTGCTGGCGGGCCTTGGGCTGAACACCTATTTTCAGGGGTCGGACGCGTCCACCATCGCCGTGCGACCGGACGTGCGCAGCGACACCAATTTCATCAATGCCGGCAAGGTCAACGGCGGCAACGAGGCCAACGAGGGCGACAACGACACCGCCACGGCCATCGCCGGGCTGGCCACCAAGGAAGTGACAATCGCCACCACCTTCGAGCGGGCCAGCTCGCAGACCCTGTCGGAATACTACAGTGCCATCGTGGCCACCGTGGGCGCGGATACCGCCTCCACCAAGTTCAATGCGGCCTACACCGCAACCCTGGCCAAGGACCTGGACGAACGCCAGAGCGCATCGGCCGGGGTGAACCTGGACGAAGAGATGGCCAGTCTCGTCAAGTTCCAGCACGCCTACAAGGCGGCGGCCAAGCTGGTGACCACGGCGGACCAGATGATGCAGACGCTGCTGGGCCTCAAGCAGTAG
- the flgL gene encoding flagellar hook-associated protein FlgL, with protein MAGRVSQRTMFDNYISNMNYALSNLMESNMQSASQKQVNRPSDDPVGMARILNYRASLATNEQYQKNVGQAESWLSLADKTLTQVSTVLTRIKALAEQAATGTVSPENRKEISYEMRELYGQLINLANTENEGRHIFAGHKIEDAAYVAGLAVTANDPALSNTTFTVEGGASNTMVFQFLESGTIGTDALDYRYSEDGGTTWKTGTLAANAAPVMLGGARLTMSPGATVTAVDTANEHETDNGTWLYIRPTAIYKGDDMNSSGLTAERYGANDIAATADGSFSRDVMVRIDQSGTLSGAISYSYSMDGGSSWVPATASGTGGPVSLLVPGGFLTLASNGGNALTAGDQFVIRPHRASLEYEISPGEYMSVNNVGKDIFGGMFQAPGQASPTAVYDGDGRNMFEVVGRLIAYTETNSQTGIQEALDELGTASKVILTAAARVGGKENRLDVVQGILESQEDDQTMRMSSIEDVDVAKLMTKLAQQQLTYNSVLKSSSMIMQMNLTNFL; from the coding sequence ATGGCAGGACGTGTTTCGCAGCGGACCATGTTCGACAATTACATCTCGAACATGAACTATGCGCTGTCCAACCTCATGGAATCGAACATGCAGTCGGCCAGCCAGAAGCAGGTCAACCGCCCGTCCGACGATCCCGTGGGCATGGCCCGCATCCTGAACTACCGCGCCTCGCTGGCCACCAACGAGCAGTACCAGAAGAACGTGGGCCAGGCCGAAAGCTGGCTGAGCCTTGCGGACAAGACGCTGACCCAGGTCAGCACGGTGCTCACCCGCATCAAGGCGCTGGCGGAACAGGCGGCCACCGGTACGGTGAGCCCCGAGAACCGCAAGGAAATCAGCTACGAAATGCGCGAGCTGTACGGGCAGCTCATCAACCTTGCCAATACCGAGAACGAAGGCCGCCACATCTTCGCCGGGCACAAGATCGAGGACGCCGCCTACGTGGCGGGGCTTGCCGTCACCGCCAACGACCCGGCACTGTCGAACACCACGTTCACGGTGGAGGGCGGGGCCAGCAACACCATGGTGTTCCAGTTCCTGGAAAGCGGCACCATCGGTACCGACGCGCTGGACTACCGCTACTCCGAGGACGGCGGAACCACCTGGAAGACCGGCACCCTGGCCGCCAACGCCGCGCCGGTGATGCTGGGCGGGGCGCGCCTGACCATGTCGCCGGGGGCCACGGTGACTGCCGTGGATACCGCCAACGAGCACGAGACGGACAACGGCACCTGGCTGTACATTCGGCCGACAGCCATCTACAAGGGCGACGACATGAACTCTTCCGGCCTCACGGCCGAGAGGTACGGCGCCAACGACATCGCGGCCACGGCCGACGGTTCGTTCTCGCGCGACGTCATGGTGCGCATCGACCAGTCGGGCACGCTTTCCGGGGCCATCAGCTATTCGTACAGCATGGACGGCGGCTCCAGTTGGGTGCCCGCCACCGCTTCCGGCACGGGCGGCCCCGTGTCGCTGCTGGTGCCCGGCGGCTTCCTGACGCTGGCCTCCAACGGGGGCAACGCGCTGACGGCGGGCGACCAGTTCGTCATCAGGCCGCACCGCGCCTCTCTGGAGTACGAGATTTCGCCCGGCGAATACATGTCGGTGAACAACGTGGGCAAGGACATCTTCGGCGGCATGTTCCAGGCGCCGGGGCAGGCCAGTCCCACGGCGGTGTACGACGGCGACGGGCGCAACATGTTCGAGGTGGTGGGCAGGCTGATCGCCTACACCGAAACCAACAGCCAGACCGGCATCCAGGAGGCGCTGGACGAGTTGGGCACCGCCTCCAAGGTCATCCTGACGGCGGCGGCGCGCGTGGGCGGCAAGGAAAACCGGCTCGACGTGGTGCAGGGCATCCTGGAGTCGCAGGAAGACGACCAGACCATGCGCATGAGCAGCATAGAGGACGTGGACGTGGCCAAGCTGATGACGAAACTCGCGCAGCAGCAGTTGACCTACAACAGCGTGCTCAAGTCGTCCTCCATGATCATGCAGATGAATCTCACGAACTTCCTGTAA
- the csrA gene encoding carbon storage regulator CsrA produces the protein MLILTRRPGESLYLGDNIRITILGMQGKQVKIGLDVPGDMVVYREEVYRRVMEENRMALETSNADLLAATQIWHDRTKE, from the coding sequence ATGCTCATACTTACACGCCGGCCGGGCGAAAGCCTGTACCTTGGCGACAACATTCGCATCACCATCCTTGGCATGCAGGGAAAGCAGGTCAAGATCGGGCTCGACGTACCCGGCGACATGGTCGTGTATCGAGAGGAAGTCTACCGGCGCGTCATGGAGGAAAACCGCATGGCGCTCGAAACCAGCAACGCTGACCTGCTCGCGGCGACACAGATATGGCACGACAGAACGAAAGAGTGA
- the fliW gene encoding flagellar assembly protein FliW, translating to MARQNERVIQTRLGRQNVALDKVLYFPRGLMGFEDKHEFTLLQLREGAPFLILQSMDDPRLGLLVGDPYSFIEDYPIRIGDAEQKLLRLRTIRQVAVLVTVSIPPGRPEKTALNLTGPILINHEARLGLQVPQTDGRFPSQYYLHEQGGCPTAGQAPESAGTGNGEEPEPGGAADGGA from the coding sequence ATGGCACGACAGAACGAAAGAGTGATCCAGACCCGGCTTGGCCGCCAGAATGTGGCGCTGGACAAGGTGCTGTATTTTCCCCGGGGCCTCATGGGCTTCGAGGACAAGCACGAGTTCACGCTGCTGCAACTGCGCGAGGGTGCGCCCTTCCTGATCCTGCAAAGCATGGACGACCCGCGTCTGGGCTTGCTGGTGGGTGACCCGTACAGCTTCATCGAGGACTACCCCATCCGCATCGGCGATGCGGAGCAGAAACTCTTGCGGCTGCGCACCATCCGGCAGGTGGCGGTGCTGGTCACCGTGTCCATTCCGCCGGGGCGGCCCGAAAAGACGGCGCTGAACCTTACCGGCCCCATCCTGATCAACCACGAGGCCCGGCTGGGCCTGCAAGTGCCCCAGACCGACGGGCGCTTTCCCTCGCAGTACTACCTGCACGAGCAGGGCGGCTGCCCCACGGCGGGGCAGGCGCCGGAATCCGCCGGGACCGGGAACGGTGAGGAGCCGGAACCTGGCGGCGCGGCGGACGGCGGGGCGTAG
- a CDS encoding sigma 54-interacting transcriptional regulator: MPCTLQSLKLKALYAISQVFDRALDLEQALEEVLRVLSETLSMKRATITLPDRETGQLVIAASHGLTPAERGRGVYRLDEGVTGTIFQTARPYIVRDVRTDPLFLDRTGARKVEKGKISFLGVPILKQGTPIGVLNVDRLFSDEVSTSEDVEFLGIVATLVAQFLSLNEQLNERVATLRRENVKLRTQVLDERGDYIVGRSAVMLDVQRQIERVAPTKATVLLLGESGVGKTLIARLLHNLSDRMVHPFVKVNCASIPETLLEAELFGHEKGAFTGAANVRAGRFEEAHRGTIFLDEIGELPPAIQAKLLRVIQDREFERLGSNLTHRVDVRIVAATNRDLALLSEQGRFRQDLYYRLCVFPIRVPALRERPDDVERLLNHFLAKAARDYRRVITLAPDALDLLRRHEWPGNVREMENLIERLAILSESGQIDRRFLEPLLEHSASENAQPDWSYPAQPAQPAHPAQHASLSGGMPGGLSGGMSGGMSGGPAMAHGHPDTGHAGPAPYDAHAGHGAPLPHDDAHPTTLRDIERNEIIAALRRNGWVQHRAAAALGITPRQMGYRIRKMGLSGLVAGERARRGD, encoded by the coding sequence ATGCCGTGCACGTTGCAAAGCCTGAAACTCAAGGCCCTCTACGCCATCAGCCAGGTCTTCGACCGGGCCCTGGACCTCGAACAGGCCCTCGAAGAGGTTCTGCGCGTGCTTTCGGAAACCCTTTCCATGAAGCGCGCCACCATCACCCTGCCCGACCGCGAAACGGGGCAGCTGGTCATTGCCGCCTCGCACGGGCTTACCCCGGCGGAACGCGGACGGGGCGTATACCGCCTGGACGAAGGGGTGACGGGCACCATCTTCCAGACCGCCCGCCCGTACATCGTGCGCGACGTGCGCACCGACCCGCTGTTTCTCGACCGCACCGGCGCGCGCAAGGTGGAAAAGGGCAAGATATCCTTCCTCGGCGTGCCCATCCTGAAGCAGGGCACCCCCATCGGCGTGCTGAACGTGGACCGTCTGTTCAGCGACGAGGTCTCCACCTCCGAGGACGTGGAATTCCTGGGCATCGTGGCCACCCTGGTGGCCCAGTTCCTGAGCCTGAACGAGCAGCTCAACGAGCGGGTGGCCACCCTGCGCCGCGAAAACGTCAAGCTGCGCACCCAGGTACTGGACGAGCGGGGCGATTACATCGTGGGCCGCAGCGCGGTCATGCTCGACGTGCAGCGCCAGATAGAGCGCGTGGCCCCCACCAAGGCCACGGTGCTGCTGCTGGGCGAATCGGGCGTGGGCAAGACGCTCATCGCGCGGCTGTTGCACAACCTTTCCGACCGCATGGTGCACCCCTTCGTGAAGGTGAACTGTGCCTCCATTCCGGAAACGCTGCTGGAGGCGGAGCTGTTCGGCCACGAGAAGGGAGCGTTTACCGGGGCCGCCAACGTCCGCGCGGGGCGCTTCGAGGAAGCCCACAGGGGCACCATCTTTCTCGACGAAATCGGCGAACTGCCGCCCGCCATCCAGGCCAAGCTGCTGCGGGTGATCCAGGACCGCGAATTCGAGCGCCTGGGCAGCAACCTGACCCACCGCGTGGACGTGCGCATCGTGGCTGCCACCAACCGCGACCTGGCCCTGCTGTCCGAACAGGGGCGCTTTCGCCAGGACCTGTACTACCGATTGTGCGTGTTCCCCATCCGGGTGCCCGCCCTGCGCGAACGGCCCGACGACGTGGAACGCCTGCTCAACCATTTTCTGGCCAAGGCCGCGCGCGACTACCGCCGGGTGATTACCCTGGCCCCGGACGCGCTGGACCTGCTGCGCCGCCACGAATGGCCCGGCAACGTGCGCGAGATGGAAAACCTCATCGAACGCCTGGCCATCCTGTCCGAATCCGGCCAGATCGACCGGCGCTTCCTGGAGCCGCTGCTGGAGCATTCCGCCTCGGAAAACGCCCAGCCCGACTGGTCCTACCCGGCGCAGCCCGCGCAACCGGCACACCCGGCCCAGCATGCGTCCCTCTCCGGTGGCATGCCCGGTGGCCTGTCGGGGGGTATGTCGGGGGGTATGTCGGGCGGCCCCGCCATGGCCCACGGCCATCCGGACACCGGCCACGCCGGTCCGGCACCGTATGATGCGCACGCTGGTCACGGCGCCCCCCTCCCGCACGACGATGCGCACCCCACCACCCTGCGCGACATCGAGCGCAACGAGATCATCGCCGCCCTGCGCCGCAACGGCTGGGTGCAGCACCGCGCCGCCGCGGCACTGGGCATCACCCCCCGCCAGATGGGCTACCGCATCCGCAAGATGGGGCTTTCCGGCCTGGTGGCCGGGGAACGTGCCCGCCGGGGCGACTGA
- a CDS encoding mechanosensitive ion channel domain-containing protein, with product MLHPSIRLPFRSPRSLVVLLALLGMTLLAGFAPACPGLIAPGTALAADAAPLLAGDMPREAQDDAPDGQQSMDLIWQTRGQELTALVEETDRLRKALPDMAKALDTQVAAVQRDYQRLFALYQLSRNHPSEMAAIRRQLAGVQRTLQGRLAPMEATDAAVRQRLDDFNALDKELSEHLATERSSALSKDLSEYLAKLTEGRKNLTVLRTRLARALDPGHALGAKLAQALEQIDEQLPALWRTYYLVASSSLMDLSVWQSLPANLSAWSDTAEVRLTTEFPQSPRDWGALLLRFAFLAVPLFLLGRLTLRRGCQLPGGWAESCRNVAARSWPWIAVGIALHSASWTRGGEVYRAVVVPAHLMLLWGELTLVWSLRATGLAGLPQRSPLSLLFAPAATGVLLLFLNPPAVLLAPAWALCMVAVLAVRARRGRPRVLPLLERVLLACEPALCVVSLLAAVFGWARLAIPFFLVGLAVAVALQLGAVLVAFVTLLAERLPDKGMRALLRGLVLGLGAPAMWVVAAATLLPWMSAFPGGPYMMRQALELNVNVGSASFNSLRVLGLVLLFYLTRSAIAVGTSFLENLPARLPRVERGVIPPLQTGLTYALWALFGLVVLNALGVSLTSLTVIAGGLSVGLGFGLQTIFNNFFSGLILIFGRSLLEGDIIQIGETWGTVRKISIRSTTVETFDNAVIFVPNAEFVSNRLTNWTRNSMRMRRDITIGVAYGSDIDKVTELLMLAADEHPRVMRDPAPNVLFQDFGPSSLDFVLRVWVDDLNHGVSTASDLRRTIDRLFRENAIEISFPQMDVHVRGIEGLPALSPSPAPAASAAPAQWTEGGVANPQGMADNRNATRAGAAATGPGVDDDASRFEA from the coding sequence ATGCTTCACCCCTCCATACGCCTTCCGTTCCGTTCCCCCCGCAGCCTGGTCGTCCTGCTGGCCCTACTGGGCATGACCCTGCTTGCCGGGTTCGCCCCGGCGTGCCCCGGCCTGATCGCCCCGGGCACGGCGCTGGCCGCCGACGCCGCGCCCCTTCTGGCGGGCGACATGCCGCGAGAAGCACAGGACGACGCACCGGACGGGCAACAGTCCATGGACCTCATCTGGCAGACGCGCGGCCAGGAACTGACCGCGCTGGTGGAGGAAACCGACCGGCTGCGCAAGGCGCTGCCGGACATGGCCAAGGCGCTTGATACGCAGGTAGCCGCCGTGCAGCGCGACTACCAGCGCCTGTTCGCGCTGTACCAGCTGAGCCGCAACCACCCCAGCGAAATGGCCGCCATCCGCCGCCAGTTGGCGGGCGTGCAGCGCACCCTGCAAGGCCGACTGGCCCCCATGGAGGCCACCGATGCCGCCGTGCGCCAGCGTCTGGACGACTTCAACGCGCTGGACAAGGAATTGTCCGAGCATCTGGCCACGGAACGGTCCAGCGCGCTGTCCAAGGATCTGTCCGAATACCTTGCCAAGCTCACCGAGGGCCGCAAGAACCTCACGGTCCTGCGCACCCGCCTTGCCCGCGCCCTGGACCCCGGGCACGCGTTGGGCGCCAAGCTGGCCCAGGCGCTGGAGCAGATCGACGAGCAACTGCCCGCGCTGTGGCGCACCTACTACCTGGTGGCCTCCAGTTCGCTGATGGATCTTTCGGTGTGGCAGTCGCTGCCCGCCAACCTGTCCGCCTGGTCGGACACGGCAGAAGTCCGCCTGACCACGGAATTTCCGCAGAGTCCCCGTGACTGGGGGGCGCTGTTGCTGCGCTTCGCCTTCCTGGCCGTGCCCCTGTTCCTGCTGGGCCGGCTGACCCTGCGTCGCGGCTGCCAACTGCCCGGCGGCTGGGCCGAAAGCTGTCGCAACGTGGCCGCCCGCAGTTGGCCGTGGATCGCCGTGGGCATCGCCCTGCACTCTGCCTCGTGGACGCGCGGAGGCGAGGTGTACCGGGCCGTGGTGGTGCCCGCGCACCTCATGCTGCTGTGGGGTGAACTGACCCTGGTCTGGAGCCTGCGCGCCACCGGCCTTGCCGGGTTGCCGCAACGCTCGCCCCTGTCGCTGTTGTTCGCCCCGGCGGCCACCGGGGTGCTGCTGCTGTTCCTGAACCCGCCCGCCGTACTGCTGGCCCCGGCGTGGGCCCTGTGCATGGTGGCGGTGCTGGCCGTGCGCGCCCGGCGCGGCAGGCCCCGCGTGCTGCCCCTGCTGGAAAGGGTGTTGCTGGCCTGCGAGCCCGCCCTGTGCGTCGTATCGCTGCTGGCGGCGGTTTTCGGCTGGGCGCGGCTGGCCATTCCGTTCTTTCTGGTGGGGCTGGCCGTGGCGGTGGCCCTGCAACTGGGCGCGGTGCTGGTTGCCTTCGTGACCCTGCTGGCGGAACGCCTGCCGGACAAGGGCATGCGCGCCCTGTTGCGCGGCCTGGTGCTGGGCCTTGGCGCGCCCGCCATGTGGGTGGTGGCCGCCGCCACCCTGCTGCCGTGGATGTCCGCCTTCCCCGGCGGGCCGTACATGATGCGCCAAGCGCTGGAACTGAACGTCAACGTGGGCTCCGCGTCGTTCAACTCGCTGCGGGTGCTGGGCCTGGTGCTGCTGTTCTACCTCACCCGCTCGGCCATCGCCGTGGGTACGTCGTTTCTGGAAAACCTGCCCGCCCGCCTGCCCCGCGTCGAGCGCGGGGTGATCCCGCCGTTGCAGACCGGGCTGACCTATGCCCTGTGGGCACTGTTCGGCCTGGTGGTGCTGAATGCCCTGGGGGTCAGCCTGACCAGCCTCACGGTCATCGCCGGTGGCCTCAGCGTGGGGCTGGGCTTCGGGTTGCAGACCATCTTCAACAACTTCTTCAGCGGGCTCATCCTCATTTTCGGCCGCTCGCTGCTGGAGGGTGACATCATCCAGATCGGCGAGACGTGGGGCACGGTACGCAAGATCAGCATCCGCTCGACCACCGTCGAAACCTTCGACAACGCCGTGATCTTCGTGCCCAACGCGGAGTTCGTGTCCAACCGGCTCACCAACTGGACCCGCAACAGCATGCGCATGCGCCGCGACATAACCATCGGCGTGGCCTACGGCTCGGACATCGACAAGGTGACCGAACTGCTCATGCTGGCGGCGGACGAGCACCCCCGCGTGATGCGCGACCCCGCGCCCAACGTGCTGTTCCAGGACTTCGGCCCCAGCAGCCTCGACTTCGTGCTGCGGGTATGGGTGGACGACCTGAACCACGGCGTATCCACGGCATCCGACCTGCGCCGGACCATCGACCGCCTGTTCCGCGAGAACGCCATCGAGATATCCTTCCCGCAGATGGACGTGCACGTGCGCGGCATCGAAGGGCTGCCCGCGCTCTCCCCGTCCCCGGCACCCGCCGCCTCCGCCGCTCCCGCTCAGTGGACGGAAGGGGGCGTGGCGAACCCCCAAGGCATGGCGGATAACCGGAACGCCACGCGCGCCGGGGCCGCAGCCACCGGCCCCGGTGTTGACGACGACGCCTCGCGCTTCGAGGCCTGA
- a CDS encoding peptidase, producing the protein MTPALPPAALVPVPDPIPGPWGWFQALLLLTFVVHLLFMNVVLGTAVITLFRSLRTPFAPNDQINTDIRETAAWVPRAMALAVNFGVPPLLFLQVLYGQFVYPSSILMATWWLGIVGFVMMAYYGFYLYGLGHAVLGPRRTLVAGISVALLLVNAFVLTNNATLMLDPARWTGYAASPGGTLLNWGEPSLVPRYLHMVVGAVAVGGLFVAGRAQLLLRAGGPVASGPQGPQDWELRITEGLKWFTHATYAQFVLGTWFLLSLPGPMTRLFMGGHGLATGAFVLGLAGTVLALVAARQRRVWLATGATVGVIFLMAAMRAVLRDAWLAPHLDASMEAAAAAAAIPVVPPIAGQDGAAALFVVSLVAGIAAVWWLVVIARRSGKEA; encoded by the coding sequence ATGACCCCGGCTTTGCCGCCCGCCGCGCTGGTGCCCGTGCCCGACCCCATACCGGGGCCGTGGGGGTGGTTTCAGGCGCTTCTGCTGCTCACCTTCGTGGTGCACCTGCTGTTCATGAACGTGGTGCTGGGCACGGCGGTGATCACCCTGTTCCGCTCGCTGCGCACGCCGTTTGCGCCCAATGACCAGATCAACACCGACATTCGCGAGACGGCGGCCTGGGTGCCGCGCGCCATGGCCCTGGCCGTGAACTTCGGGGTGCCGCCGCTGTTGTTCCTGCAGGTGCTGTACGGGCAGTTCGTCTATCCCAGCTCCATCCTGATGGCCACGTGGTGGCTGGGGATCGTGGGCTTCGTGATGATGGCCTACTACGGCTTCTACCTGTATGGCCTTGGGCACGCCGTGCTCGGCCCGCGCCGCACCCTGGTGGCGGGCATCAGCGTGGCGCTGCTGCTCGTCAACGCCTTCGTGCTCACCAACAACGCCACCCTCATGCTGGACCCGGCCCGCTGGACCGGGTACGCCGCCTCGCCGGGGGGCACCCTGCTGAACTGGGGCGAACCGTCGCTGGTGCCGCGCTACCTGCACATGGTTGTGGGCGCGGTGGCCGTGGGCGGGCTGTTCGTGGCCGGACGCGCGCAACTGCTGCTGCGGGCGGGCGGACCGGTGGCCTCCGGTCCGCAGGGGCCGCAGGACTGGGAACTGCGCATCACCGAGGGCCTCAAGTGGTTCACCCACGCCACCTACGCCCAGTTCGTGCTGGGCACGTGGTTTCTGCTCAGCCTGCCCGGCCCCATGACGCGCCTGTTCATGGGCGGGCACGGGCTGGCCACCGGCGCCTTCGTGCTGGGGCTGGCGGGCACGGTGCTGGCCCTTGTGGCCGCCCGGCAGCGCCGGGTATGGCTGGCCACCGGCGCCACCGTGGGCGTCATATTCCTGATGGCGGCCATGCGCGCCGTGCTGCGCGACGCCTGGCTGGCCCCGCACCTGGACGCGTCCATGGAAGCGGCGGCAGCAGCGGCGGCGATCCCTGTCGTGCCACCGATAGCCGGGCAGGACGGCGCGGCGGCATTGTTCGTGGTGTCGCTGGTGGCGGGCATCGCCGCCGTATGGTGGCTGGTGGTCATCGCCCGTCGCAGCGGGAAGGAGGCGTAG